The proteins below come from a single Dinghuibacter silviterrae genomic window:
- a CDS encoding COX15/CtaA family protein gives MNSPRSSRPVAIWIMVGVGMLMVQVLLGGITRLTGSGLSITQWDVVTGVLPPLGHDQWMAEFHKYQLTPQYRLLNSDFTLKDFQFIFFWEWFHRLWARSIGVVFLIPFIIFLLQKRFRQDMVIPMVILFLLGALQGMVGWIMVASGLTGDAVYVNPVKLAMHFMFAMVLIGYAFWFGLMLLVPSTERCKDRGLARGALALLALIIVQLTFGSLMAGNKAATAAPTWPTINGEFWPSGIWNSALGAGNLAANKITIHFIHRGLAYIVLIAVCLFTWRAVRATRAAGAAASAKTARAAYLPLALTLTQVLLGIGAVLFSPGIQVGHWGLFDWVAETHQLVGMFLALSVLYVFYLVSRKS, from the coding sequence ATGAACAGTCCACGTTCTTCAAGACCCGTCGCCATCTGGATCATGGTGGGGGTCGGCATGCTGATGGTGCAGGTATTGCTGGGTGGAATCACCCGTCTGACCGGTTCGGGTCTTTCCATCACCCAATGGGATGTCGTCACGGGTGTGTTGCCCCCCCTGGGACACGATCAGTGGATGGCGGAGTTTCACAAGTACCAGCTTACCCCGCAATACCGGCTGCTGAATTCGGACTTTACGCTAAAGGATTTCCAGTTTATCTTTTTCTGGGAATGGTTCCACCGGTTGTGGGCCCGGTCGATCGGGGTGGTGTTCCTCATCCCTTTTATTATTTTCCTCCTACAAAAACGTTTCCGGCAGGACATGGTCATCCCGATGGTCATCCTTTTCCTGTTGGGTGCCCTGCAGGGGATGGTGGGCTGGATCATGGTGGCCAGCGGTTTGACGGGGGACGCGGTCTATGTCAACCCGGTCAAGCTGGCGATGCACTTTATGTTTGCCATGGTCCTGATCGGGTATGCCTTCTGGTTCGGGCTTATGTTGCTGGTCCCTTCAACAGAGCGGTGTAAGGACCGCGGGCTGGCCCGGGGCGCTTTGGCCTTGCTGGCCCTGATCATCGTCCAGCTGACCTTTGGGTCGCTCATGGCCGGGAATAAAGCCGCCACCGCAGCGCCTACCTGGCCGACCATCAACGGCGAGTTTTGGCCGTCGGGCATTTGGAACAGCGCGCTGGGGGCGGGGAACCTGGCCGCCAATAAAATTACTATCCACTTTATCCACAGAGGGCTTGCATACATCGTCCTTATCGCGGTGTGCCTGTTTACGTGGCGCGCCGTCAGAGCGACGCGTGCGGCCGGGGCTGCGGCGAGCGCCAAAACGGCGCGTGCCGCCTATCTTCCCCTGGCGCTGACCCTCACCCAGGTCCTCCTGGGCATCGGCGCCGTCCTTTTCAGCCCGGGTATCCAGGTCGGCCATTGGGGCCTTTTTGACTGGGTGGCGGAGACCCACCAACTGGTCGGGATGTTTTTGGCTTTGTCGGTATTATACGTCTTTTATCTCGTGAGCAGAAAATCCTGA
- a CDS encoding diacylglycerol/lipid kinase family protein has protein sequence MRHIVYLVNPISGTGGKKSLKALISRLTEEQRIHYSIVDTHPTGDYHFLREKIKHEFVTDVVVAAGDGTVRQVAKAIQDIPVPVSLGIIPRGSGNGLAFAAGIPKDPRRALEVIFANRYAPVDAFYMNEQFCCMLSGLGFDAQVAHDFAAAGTRGFWTYVKTSVRNFFQAKTYPFEVYVDGQQFNTDAYFISIANSNQFGNNFTIAPQADLGDGMLDIVIVQDMSKRKLVGSILRQVRSGKVQKHYGISEKAEDILYFQTRSLVIRNPKLAPLHIDGDPWPGNDTFTIQVIPKAFRLLRPLPLQ, from the coding sequence ATGCGGCATATCGTCTACCTGGTCAATCCCATTTCAGGCACGGGGGGGAAAAAGTCGCTCAAAGCACTCATATCCCGCTTAACGGAGGAACAAAGGATCCACTACAGCATCGTGGATACGCATCCGACGGGGGACTATCATTTTCTCAGGGAAAAGATCAAACACGAGTTCGTCACCGACGTCGTCGTGGCTGCCGGGGACGGAACGGTCCGCCAGGTCGCCAAGGCCATACAGGACATCCCCGTCCCCGTCAGCCTGGGGATCATCCCCCGGGGTTCCGGGAATGGCCTCGCTTTTGCCGCGGGGATTCCCAAAGACCCCCGCCGGGCGCTGGAGGTCATCTTTGCCAACCGGTACGCGCCCGTTGATGCGTTCTATATGAACGAACAATTCTGTTGTATGCTGAGCGGGTTGGGTTTTGACGCTCAGGTCGCCCACGATTTCGCCGCCGCGGGCACCCGCGGGTTCTGGACCTATGTAAAGACGTCTGTCCGTAATTTTTTCCAGGCCAAAACGTACCCCTTCGAGGTCTATGTCGACGGGCAGCAGTTCAACACCGACGCGTACTTTATCAGCATCGCCAACAGCAACCAGTTTGGCAACAACTTTACGATCGCGCCACAGGCCGATTTAGGCGACGGCATGCTCGACATCGTCATCGTGCAAGACATGAGCAAACGCAAACTGGTGGGCTCCATCCTCCGCCAGGTCCGCAGTGGAAAGGTCCAAAAACACTATGGGATCAGCGAAAAGGCGGAGGATATCCTTTATTTCCAGACCCGGTCCCTGGTCATCCGCAACCCAAAGCTGGCGCCCCTCCACATCGACGGGGACCCCTGGCCGGGTAACGACACCTTTACCATACAGGTGATCCCCAAGGCCTTCCGGCTGCTCCGGCCCTTACCGCTTCAGTAA
- the lysS gene encoding lysine--tRNA ligase, which produces MSNLSEQEIIRRQKLAELKELGIEPYPAPEFIVTHTAGDIKEHYTEENKAQYAEVSLAGRIMGVRDMGKASFAVLQDHTGRIQLYIKRDDICPGEDKTLYDTVWKKLLDIGDIIGVKGYGFITRTGEISVHVRELTLLSKSLKPLPVVREKDGETFDAVTDPEFRYRQRYVDLTINPEVRKVFQQRTRLISTIRHFLDRQGALEVDTPVLQSIPGGAIARPFITHHNALDIPLYLRIANELYLKRLIVGGFDWVYEFSRDFRNEGMDRTHNPEFTILEFYTAYKDYFWMMNQTEALLEECAQQLHGTTDVTVGDRAISFKAPFARVPIYDAIQTHTGIDIRHMDEAALLEVCKSLHLEADASMGKGKLIDTIFGEKCEHHYIQPTFIIDYPVEMSPLTKSHRSKTGLVERFELMINGKEIANAYSELNDPIDQRARFEEQVRLMERGDDEAMYIDYDFLRALEYGMPPTAGIGIGIDRLCMLLLNQPSIQDVLLFPQMRPERQASHQDAEPEPQQQ; this is translated from the coding sequence ATGTCGAATTTATCTGAACAGGAGATCATCCGCCGGCAGAAACTGGCCGAATTGAAGGAGCTTGGGATAGAACCTTACCCCGCGCCGGAGTTTATCGTGACCCATACGGCGGGCGACATCAAGGAACATTATACGGAAGAAAATAAAGCGCAATATGCCGAAGTATCCCTGGCCGGTAGGATCATGGGCGTAAGGGACATGGGGAAGGCTTCGTTTGCCGTGCTCCAGGACCATACAGGCAGGATACAGCTGTACATCAAACGGGACGATATATGCCCCGGGGAAGACAAAACGCTGTATGATACAGTCTGGAAAAAACTGTTGGATATAGGCGACATCATCGGCGTAAAGGGATACGGGTTTATCACGCGGACGGGGGAAATCTCCGTACACGTACGCGAACTTACGCTGCTCTCTAAGTCCCTTAAACCGCTTCCGGTGGTGAGGGAAAAGGACGGGGAAACCTTTGACGCGGTCACCGATCCCGAATTCCGGTACCGCCAGCGGTATGTGGACCTGACGATCAACCCGGAGGTCCGGAAGGTCTTCCAGCAACGCACCAGGTTGATCAGCACCATCCGCCATTTCCTGGACCGCCAGGGCGCGCTGGAGGTGGATACCCCCGTGCTCCAGAGCATCCCGGGCGGGGCCATCGCGCGTCCCTTTATTACGCACCACAACGCGCTGGACATACCGTTGTATCTGCGTATCGCCAACGAATTGTATCTCAAACGCCTGATCGTGGGTGGTTTTGACTGGGTGTATGAGTTTAGCCGGGACTTCCGCAACGAGGGGATGGACCGGACCCACAACCCGGAGTTTACCATCCTGGAATTCTATACCGCTTACAAGGACTATTTCTGGATGATGAACCAGACGGAGGCGTTGCTAGAGGAATGCGCACAGCAGTTGCACGGCACGACCGACGTGACCGTCGGCGACCGTGCCATTAGCTTTAAGGCACCCTTCGCGCGGGTGCCGATTTACGACGCCATCCAGACCCATACAGGAATTGATATCCGCCACATGGACGAAGCGGCCCTCCTGGAGGTCTGTAAAAGCCTGCACCTGGAGGCGGACGCGTCCATGGGGAAGGGCAAACTGATCGACACTATTTTCGGGGAAAAGTGTGAGCACCACTATATCCAGCCCACGTTTATCATCGACTACCCGGTTGAAATGAGCCCGCTGACCAAAAGCCATCGCAGCAAGACGGGGCTGGTAGAGCGTTTCGAGCTGATGATCAACGGTAAGGAGATTGCCAATGCGTACAGCGAGCTCAACGACCCTATTGACCAGCGCGCCCGTTTTGAAGAGCAGGTGCGGCTGATGGAACGCGGGGACGACGAAGCGATGTATATCGATTATGACTTCCTGCGGGCGCTGGAATACGGCATGCCCCCCACCGCCGGTATCGGTATCGGGATCGACCGTCTTTGCATGTTGTTGCTCAACCAGCCGTCGATCCAGGATGTGCTTTTGTTTCCGCAGATGCGGCCGGAGCGGCAGGCGAGCCATCAAGACGCTGAGCCGGAGCCGCAGCAACAATAG
- a CDS encoding DUF1003 domain-containing protein, with the protein MNRCFITNKLCSPDESVSGGQIRKTIYDFIKSRYPDFNEKSHLSTEAFNDMRADYVAGLIQNEIGELTDMEKEVVQAIGKNQILSENVEEEEDREATFGERVADRVASFGGSWTFLISFFVVLLAWIALNIWFLQDKGFDPYPFILLNLILSCLAAVQAPVIMMSQNRQADKDRARSEHDYKVNLKAEVEIRLLHEKVDHLLIHEQRKLLEIQQVQIELMQGIQKSIVAAAPAQRLDGSPAAPAASAETKAHPGSTAG; encoded by the coding sequence ATGAATCGTTGTTTTATCACCAATAAACTCTGTTCCCCCGACGAATCCGTCAGCGGCGGCCAGATCCGGAAAACGATCTACGACTTTATCAAAAGCCGTTATCCCGACTTCAATGAGAAAAGCCACCTGTCCACGGAGGCCTTCAATGATATGCGGGCCGACTATGTGGCCGGCCTGATCCAAAACGAGATCGGCGAACTCACCGACATGGAAAAGGAGGTCGTCCAGGCCATCGGCAAAAACCAGATCCTAAGTGAAAACGTGGAAGAAGAAGAGGATCGGGAAGCAACCTTTGGGGAGCGGGTGGCCGACAGGGTAGCCTCCTTCGGGGGCAGCTGGACCTTTTTGATCTCCTTCTTCGTCGTACTGCTGGCCTGGATCGCGCTCAATATCTGGTTCCTCCAGGACAAGGGTTTCGACCCCTATCCCTTTATCCTTTTGAACCTCATCCTGAGTTGTCTGGCCGCCGTACAGGCACCCGTCATCATGATGAGCCAGAACCGCCAGGCCGACAAGGACCGGGCCCGTTCGGAACACGACTACAAGGTCAATCTAAAGGCGGAAGTAGAGATCCGTCTCTTACATGAAAAGGTGGACCACCTGTTGATCCACGAACAGCGGAAATTGCTGGAGATTCAGCAGGTCCAGATCGAACTGATGCAGGGCATCCAAAAGTCTATTGTTGCTGCGGCTCCGGCTCAGCGTCTTGATGGCTCGCCTGCCGCTCCGGCCGCATCTGCGGAAACAAAAGCACATCCTGGATCGACGGCTGGTTGA
- a CDS encoding DUF4421 family protein — translation MRWLRFYMILAALLPGAALMAQEKAQVPRFHDFADSNNVRSYIGFYHTRFTSGTAKGGHQPRLQANTSAYFGAALNYKWFSIYYALNIPETSVLGGNNKEVKASQLIISHWWNRWGLEGSYQHDRGLVDQDNPGLHLVNTVWQWPDYKYVGINAVYLFNPSRFSYRAAANFARLQAKSGGSWFVMLTPSYQNFSLRKNALDTAVKDTTLYNLIEKDANHVVLLARVGYSYAFSWGEGRWTCTPFFCIGPGAGVYMDEFHTRQQFFPDLGYQGRLTAGYNGDKWYVYLNGFYDMVQEPQKNLGLKTINESASLSVGYRFHSLRRRILHVL, via the coding sequence ATGCGGTGGCTTAGGTTCTATATGATCCTGGCGGCGCTCTTGCCGGGCGCCGCGCTTATGGCCCAGGAGAAGGCCCAGGTACCCCGTTTCCATGATTTTGCCGACAGCAATAACGTCCGTTCGTATATCGGGTTTTACCACACCCGTTTCACCTCCGGCACCGCCAAGGGCGGTCATCAGCCCCGGCTCCAGGCCAATACCAGCGCCTATTTCGGGGCCGCGCTCAACTACAAATGGTTTTCCATTTATTATGCCCTCAACATACCCGAGACCTCGGTCCTGGGCGGGAACAATAAAGAAGTGAAAGCCAGCCAGCTGATCATCAGCCACTGGTGGAACCGCTGGGGACTGGAAGGTTCCTACCAGCACGACCGGGGGCTGGTCGACCAGGACAATCCCGGTCTCCACCTGGTCAATACTGTCTGGCAGTGGCCGGACTACAAATACGTGGGCATCAATGCCGTCTATCTGTTCAACCCTTCCCGGTTCTCCTACCGCGCCGCCGCCAACTTCGCCCGGTTACAGGCCAAAAGCGGCGGCAGTTGGTTTGTCATGCTGACGCCTTCCTATCAGAACTTCTCCCTACGCAAAAACGCCCTTGATACCGCGGTTAAGGACACCACCTTATACAACCTCATCGAGAAGGATGCCAACCACGTCGTCCTCCTGGCCCGGGTGGGTTATTCTTATGCCTTCTCCTGGGGAGAAGGCCGCTGGACCTGCACGCCCTTTTTCTGTATCGGTCCGGGGGCCGGTGTTTATATGGACGAATTCCATACCCGCCAGCAGTTTTTTCCCGACTTAGGTTACCAGGGCCGGCTGACCGCGGGGTATAACGGGGACAAATGGTACGTCTACCTAAACGGTTTTTACGACATGGTCCAGGAGCCCCAAAAAAACCTCGGTTTAAAAACCATCAACGAAAGCGCATCCTTAAGCGTAGGATATCGTTTCCATTCGCTTCGCCGTCGTATATTACACGTACTATAG
- a CDS encoding efflux RND transporter permease subunit — protein MNKFLRKVLAFSLKNKYFIFFATGVLVTFGMVCFVNMPIEAFPDVTNTEISVITQWPGRSAEEVEKFVTIPIEIALNPVQKKSSLRSTSIFGLSYVKLIFDDGVEDFYARQQVNNLLPNADLPDGVNPQVQPPTGPTGEIFRYTLESDLRDARELKTIQDWVVDRQLRSVPGIADLTSFGGMVKVYEIQVNPEKLNSLGITPLDVSNAVSRSNINIGGDVIVRNNQAFVVRGIGLINDIKEIKNIVIQNNNGIPVLVKDVADVQISNVPRLGHVGRSDRLDSGGVRDVEDAVECIVLMRKGENPSIVINALKAKIQKLNDKVLPPDVKIVPYYNREDLIHFATHTVMHNLIEGILLVTLLVSIFMFNWRTTLIVSIIIPLALLFAFICLNMMGMSANLLSLGAVDFGIIIDGAVVMVEGLFVALDHKAMEMGMERFNKVVKLGLIKNKGAELAKAIFFSKVIIITGLLPIFSFQKVEGKMFSPLAYTLGFALLGALILTLTLVPVLINLLLRKNVREKHNPFVHFLTRIMLGIFTWNYKRFRRPTMLISLAVIVVGIYSFKFLGSEFLPELDEGAIWLRVQMPYSISLDRSVQVADQVRHILMTFPQVKNAVSQTGRPDDGTDVTGFYNNEFDVILYPEGDWKPHLSKEELIDTMTKALSVIPGADLNFSQPISDNVEEAVSGVKGSICVKIFGDSLDYMEKKAFAVNDQLRQVRGITDLGVIRNIGQPELEINLDQHKMALYGVATADANAVIEMAIGGKAVSQLYEGIEKFDIRVRFPQEFRGSIDDIANTLVPTLSGSKVPIREIADISMKDGPCLIFRDDNERYAAVKFSVRGRDMGSTIAEAQKKVDAAVQLQKGYTMVWQGDFENQQRATKRLEEVVPISLLLIFLLLFIMFGNFKDAGLVFLNVPFAIVGGLVSLHLTGTNFSISAGIGFIALFGICIQDGVLLITVFKQNLEKIKGQSNSLYTSIKLGVNSRIRPVMMTALMAAIGLFPAAISTGIGSESSRPLARVVIGGILCAMVFSLLVFPLFFAWAYRKVDTKHKGEMREPGADLHRH, from the coding sequence ATGAACAAATTCCTTCGTAAGGTCCTCGCCTTCTCGCTAAAGAATAAGTACTTCATCTTTTTCGCCACGGGCGTCCTGGTGACGTTTGGGATGGTGTGTTTCGTGAACATGCCGATCGAGGCGTTCCCGGACGTGACCAATACGGAAATCAGCGTCATCACCCAATGGCCCGGCCGGAGCGCGGAAGAAGTCGAGAAATTCGTCACCATACCCATAGAGATCGCGCTCAACCCCGTACAGAAAAAGTCCAGCCTTCGGTCTACGTCCATCTTCGGGCTTTCGTATGTCAAGCTGATTTTTGACGACGGGGTGGAAGACTTTTATGCCCGCCAGCAGGTGAATAACCTGCTCCCCAACGCGGACTTACCCGACGGGGTAAACCCCCAGGTCCAGCCGCCCACCGGCCCCACCGGGGAAATCTTCCGGTATACGCTGGAAAGCGACCTCAGGGACGCCCGGGAACTCAAAACCATCCAGGACTGGGTGGTTGACCGTCAGCTCCGGTCGGTGCCGGGGATCGCCGATCTCACCAGCTTCGGGGGGATGGTCAAGGTCTACGAGATCCAGGTCAACCCGGAAAAGCTCAATTCACTGGGCATTACCCCCCTGGACGTGTCCAACGCCGTCAGCCGCAGCAACATCAACATCGGCGGGGACGTCATCGTCCGCAACAACCAGGCCTTTGTGGTCCGGGGCATCGGCCTGATCAACGACATCAAGGAGATCAAGAATATCGTCATCCAGAACAACAACGGCATCCCTGTCCTTGTCAAGGACGTCGCGGACGTACAGATCAGCAACGTTCCCCGCCTGGGCCACGTCGGCCGTTCCGACCGGCTGGACAGCGGGGGTGTCCGGGACGTGGAAGACGCCGTGGAGTGTATCGTACTGATGCGGAAAGGGGAAAACCCCTCCATTGTGATCAACGCCCTAAAGGCCAAGATCCAGAAGCTCAACGACAAAGTGCTCCCGCCCGACGTCAAGATCGTCCCGTACTATAATCGCGAGGACCTCATCCATTTTGCGACGCACACGGTGATGCATAACCTTATAGAAGGTATTCTCCTGGTCACCTTGCTGGTCTCCATCTTTATGTTCAACTGGAGGACCACCCTCATCGTTTCCATCATCATACCCCTTGCCCTTTTGTTCGCTTTTATTTGTTTGAACATGATGGGTATGTCGGCGAACCTGCTGTCGCTGGGCGCCGTCGACTTCGGGATCATCATCGACGGGGCGGTGGTCATGGTGGAAGGCCTTTTTGTGGCCCTGGACCATAAGGCGATGGAGATGGGGATGGAGCGTTTCAACAAGGTCGTCAAACTCGGGTTGATCAAAAACAAAGGCGCGGAACTGGCCAAGGCCATCTTTTTCTCCAAGGTGATCATCATCACCGGCCTGCTGCCCATCTTCTCCTTCCAGAAGGTAGAGGGCAAAATGTTCTCGCCCCTGGCCTATACCCTGGGTTTTGCCCTGCTGGGCGCATTGATCCTGACCCTGACGCTGGTCCCGGTGTTGATCAACCTGCTGCTGCGCAAAAACGTCCGTGAAAAACACAACCCCTTTGTCCACTTCCTGACCCGGATCATGCTCGGGATTTTCACCTGGAACTATAAGCGTTTCCGGAGACCCACGATGCTGATCTCGCTGGCCGTGATCGTTGTCGGGATCTATTCCTTCAAATTCCTGGGGTCCGAATTCCTTCCCGAACTGGACGAAGGCGCCATCTGGCTCCGGGTCCAGATGCCGTACAGTATTTCCCTGGATAGATCGGTACAGGTAGCGGACCAGGTCCGCCACATCCTGATGACCTTCCCGCAGGTGAAGAATGCGGTCAGCCAGACCGGGCGGCCCGACGACGGCACCGACGTAACGGGTTTTTACAACAATGAATTCGACGTTATCCTGTACCCGGAAGGCGATTGGAAACCCCACCTCAGCAAGGAAGAACTCATCGATACCATGACCAAAGCCTTGTCGGTCATCCCGGGAGCCGACCTCAACTTCTCCCAGCCCATCAGCGACAACGTGGAAGAAGCGGTCTCCGGTGTAAAGGGATCGATCTGCGTAAAGATCTTCGGGGATTCCCTGGATTATATGGAGAAAAAGGCCTTTGCCGTCAATGACCAGCTCCGCCAGGTCCGGGGGATTACGGACCTTGGGGTGATCCGGAACATCGGGCAGCCGGAACTGGAGATCAACCTCGACCAGCATAAGATGGCCCTGTATGGCGTCGCCACGGCCGATGCCAACGCGGTCATCGAAATGGCCATCGGGGGTAAAGCCGTATCGCAACTATACGAAGGCATAGAAAAATTCGACATCCGCGTCCGTTTCCCCCAGGAATTCCGGGGTTCCATAGACGACATTGCCAACACCCTCGTCCCCACCCTGAGCGGGTCGAAGGTACCTATCCGGGAAATCGCCGACATCTCGATGAAGGATGGCCCCTGCCTGATCTTCCGGGACGACAACGAGCGCTATGCCGCCGTGAAGTTCTCGGTCCGTGGCCGGGACATGGGGTCTACCATCGCCGAGGCCCAGAAAAAGGTCGACGCCGCCGTCCAGCTCCAAAAGGGCTATACGATGGTCTGGCAGGGTGACTTTGAAAACCAGCAACGGGCCACCAAACGGCTGGAGGAGGTCGTACCGATCAGCCTCTTACTCATCTTTTTGCTGCTCTTTATCATGTTTGGCAATTTCAAGGACGCCGGTCTGGTGTTCCTCAACGTCCCCTTTGCCATCGTGGGTGGCTTGGTGTCCCTGCACCTGACAGGGACCAATTTCAGTATTTCCGCGGGGATAGGGTTTATCGCCTTGTTTGGTATTTGCATACAGGACGGCGTGCTCCTCATCACGGTCTTCAAGCAAAACCTGGAAAAGATCAAAGGACAAAGCAATTCCCTATATACGTCGATCAAACTGGGGGTAAACTCCAGGATAAGACCCGTCATGATGACCGCCCTGATGGCGGCGATCGGCTTGTTCCCGGCCGCCATTTCCACGGGTATCGGGTCTGAGAGCTCCCGGCCGCTGGCCCGGGTCGTGATCGGGGGTATACTATGCGCGATGGTCTTTTCGTTATTGGTCTTCCCGTTGTTTTTCGCCTGGGCCTATCGCAAGGTCGATACCAAGCACAAGGGAGAAATGCGCGAGCCGGGGGCGGACCTGCACCGGCACTAA
- a CDS encoding efflux RND transporter periplasmic adaptor subunit gives MNKPLALLCVIAVFFSTACHHEDDKPTPASDYYTLPDSLAKTLDVAPVRSCPMVNAITLTGKISFNNDNVVKIYPMVSGNMSGVNVALGDYVHAGEDLGVIRSSEMAGYTRDLVNAQTNIQITKRNLDAEQDLFKGGLASQSDVIAADAAYKQAQSELARAQQVLAINGGGATQGLMTVKSPIDGFVVEKFVTNNQAIRADNGTNLFTISDLNNVWILANVYESNIQNVHLGDSATITTLSYPGKVFKGKVDKISNVLDPTNKVMSVRVVLSNPGYLLKPEMFASVTISNKTNQQSLCVPSSALIFDNSQYFVLVVGDKHQVQMHKVTVINSVGDQTYISSGVNEGDKVLASQALLIYAQLNS, from the coding sequence ATGAATAAACCATTGGCCCTTTTGTGCGTGATTGCAGTCTTTTTCTCCACCGCCTGCCATCATGAAGATGACAAACCCACCCCTGCCAGCGATTATTATACGCTACCGGACTCCCTCGCCAAAACATTGGATGTAGCGCCGGTCCGTTCCTGCCCCATGGTCAATGCCATTACCCTTACCGGGAAGATTTCGTTTAACAACGACAATGTCGTGAAGATCTATCCCATGGTCAGCGGGAACATGTCCGGGGTGAATGTCGCCCTGGGGGATTATGTACACGCCGGGGAAGACCTGGGGGTCATTCGCAGTTCCGAAATGGCCGGCTACACCCGGGACCTGGTGAATGCCCAGACCAATATCCAGATCACCAAAAGAAACCTGGACGCCGAACAAGACCTCTTCAAGGGCGGACTGGCTTCTCAATCCGATGTGATCGCCGCCGATGCCGCGTACAAACAAGCCCAATCCGAACTCGCCCGCGCCCAACAGGTGCTGGCCATCAACGGAGGCGGCGCCACCCAGGGGCTGATGACCGTCAAGTCGCCGATAGACGGGTTTGTCGTCGAAAAATTCGTGACCAATAACCAGGCCATCCGGGCGGACAACGGGACCAACCTGTTTACCATCTCCGACCTCAATAATGTCTGGATCCTGGCCAACGTCTACGAGTCGAACATACAGAATGTGCACCTCGGGGACAGCGCCACGATCACGACCCTGTCCTATCCCGGAAAGGTTTTCAAGGGGAAGGTGGACAAGATATCGAACGTGCTCGATCCCACCAACAAGGTCATGAGCGTACGCGTGGTCCTGTCCAATCCGGGTTATCTGCTAAAGCCCGAGATGTTTGCCAGCGTGACCATCAGCAATAAGACAAATCAACAATCCCTTTGCGTCCCGTCCAGTGCCCTCATTTTCGACAACAGCCAGTATTTCGTGCTGGTCGTCGGGGATAAGCACCAGGTGCAGATGCATAAAGTAACGGTCATCAACAGCGTGGGCGACCAGACCTATATTTCCTCCGGGGTCAACGAAGGAGACAAGGTCCTGGCTTCCCAGGCATTGCTGATTTATGCTCAGTTGAATAGTTAA
- a CDS encoding response regulator transcription factor yields the protein MQPAKIKVLLAEDDLVLGYVIKDNLEIGGYDVTLCPDGEEALQQFGKTDFDICLLDVMMPSKDGFTVAKKIRGKSDVIPILFITSKAMEEDKIKGFQSGADDYIVKPFNMQELILRMEVFLRRTKKLHSEEAVSYQIGKLRFSFTDLKIYVDEQTINLTQKEADLLLFLCKHPNKILKREEVLLNVWGKDDYFLGRSMDVFITKLRKHFKADPHIILETIHGIGFRFNVPEVVQV from the coding sequence ATGCAGCCGGCCAAAATTAAAGTTTTATTAGCCGAAGATGACCTTGTGCTGGGTTATGTCATCAAGGACAACCTCGAAATCGGGGGGTACGACGTGACGTTATGCCCGGACGGGGAAGAGGCGCTGCAACAATTCGGGAAAACGGACTTCGATATATGCCTGCTGGACGTCATGATGCCTTCGAAAGACGGTTTTACGGTCGCCAAGAAAATCCGGGGTAAAAGTGACGTCATTCCCATCCTTTTTATCACCTCCAAGGCGATGGAGGAAGATAAAATCAAGGGGTTTCAAAGCGGGGCGGACGACTATATCGTCAAACCCTTCAACATGCAGGAGCTGATCCTCCGCATGGAAGTCTTCCTCCGCCGGACCAAAAAACTGCATTCGGAAGAAGCCGTTTCCTACCAGATCGGGAAATTACGGTTCTCCTTTACCGACCTGAAGATCTACGTAGACGAACAAACGATCAACCTGACCCAGAAGGAGGCCGACCTCCTTTTGTTCCTTTGCAAACACCCCAACAAGATCCTCAAACGCGAGGAGGTCCTCCTCAATGTCTGGGGGAAGGACGACTATTTCCTGGGCCGGAGCATGGACGTTTTTATTACAAAACTCCGCAAACACTTTAAAGCGGACCCCCACATCATCCTGGAGACGATCCATGGGATCGGTTTCCGGTTCAACGTTCCGGAAGTCGTACAGGTTTAA